In Melopsittacus undulatus isolate bMelUnd1 chromosome 6, bMelUnd1.mat.Z, whole genome shotgun sequence, the following proteins share a genomic window:
- the NMD3 gene encoding 60S ribosomal export protein NMD3, with amino-acid sequence MEYMAGPVAPTQGNILCCQCGMPIPPNPANMCVGCLRAQVDITEGIPKQGTLHFCKQCERYLQPPGTWIQCTLESRELLALCLKKIKASLSKVRLIDAGFIWTEPHSKRLKLKLTVQKEVINGAVLQQVFVVEYIVQSQMCEDCHRIEAKDFWKAVVQVRQKTLHKKTFYYLEQLILKHRLHQNTLRIKEIHDGLDFYYSSKQQAQKMVDFLQCTVPSRSKSSQRLISHDIHSNVYNYKSTFSVEIVPICKDSVVCLSPKLAQSLGNMSQICVCIRVTSTIHLIDPSTLQIAEIDGNTYWRHPFNSLFQPKQLEEFIIMDINRVQEKKKGAGAGARSNKHMLAEAWVQKTSELNTDHQYFCCTHLGHILNPGDLVLGFDLVNCNLNDEFANKMNPHNIPDVVLIKKSYDRTKRQRRRNWKLKELERDREGMNTDDERQYQDFLEDLEEDEAIRKNINIYRNADVPVESDTDEDGPPRISLAEMLEDLHISEDATGGEGANMMTE; translated from the exons ATGGAGTACATGGCGGGGCCTGTGGCCCCCACCCAAGGCAACAT TCTCTGCTGCCAGTGCGGCATGCCCATTCCCCCCAACCCGGCCAACATGTGCGTGGGGTGCCTGCGGGCCCAGGTGGACATCACCGAGGGCATCCCCAAGCAGGGCACCCTCCATTTCTGCAAGCAGTGCGAAAG GTATCTTCAGCCTCCAGGAACCTGGATCCAGTGTACCTTAGAATCAAGAGAACTTCTTGCTTTGtgtcttaaaaaaatcaaagcttcaCTGAGCAAG GTCCGGCTGATTGATGCAGGCTTTATTTGGACTGAACCTCATTCTAAGAGGCTGAAGCTGAAATTGACTGTTCAGAAAGAG GTGATAAATGGAGCAGTTCTTCAGCAAGTATTTGTGGTGGAATATATAGTTCAGTCTCAAATGTGTGAAGACTGTCATAGGATTGAAGCTAAGGATTTCTGGAAAGCTGTAGTGCAAGTCAGACAAAAG acTCTGCATAAGAAGACTTTCTACTACTTGGAGCAGCTGATTCTAAAGCACAGGCTTCATCAAAATACACTTCGCATCAAAGAAATCCATG aTGGCCTGGATTTCTATTATTCTTCAAAGCAACAGGCCCAGAAGATGGTAGACTTTCTTCAGTGTACAGTTCCATCTAG ATCAAAATCATCCCAACGTTTGATCTCGCATGATATTCATAGTAATGTCTACAATTACAAAAGCACTTTCTCTGTGGAAATAGTTCCAATATGCAAG GACAGTGTTGTATGCCTGTCACCAAAACtggcacagagccttgggaacATGAGCCAGATCTGTGTGTGCATTAGAGTAACAAGTACCATTCATCTCATCGATCCTAGCACTCTGCAGA TTGCTGAAATTGATGGGAATACCTACTGGCGCCACCCTTTCAATAGTTTGTTCCAGCCCAAACAACTGGAGGAATTTATTATTATGGATATCAATCGggttcaagaaaagaaaaaaggtgcaGGTGCAGGAGCAAGATCCAACAAG CACATGCTGGCTGAAGCCTGGGTACAGAAAACCTCGGAGTTGAATACAGATCATCAGTATTTCTGCTGTACCCACTTGGGGCACATTCTGAATCCCGGCGACCTTGTCTTAGG ATTCGACTTAGTGAACTGCAACTTAAATGACGAGTTTGCCAATAAGATGAACCCACACAATATTCCTGATGTG GTATTAATAAAGAAGAGCTATGATCGTACAAAACGCCAGCGTCGCAGAAACTGGAAGCTGAAAGAGCTGGAAAGGGACAGAGAAGGCATGAATACAGATGATGAAAG GCAGTACCAAGACTTCCTTGAAGATCTAGAAGAAGATGAAGCCATAAGGAAGAATATCAACATCTACAGAA A